Proteins encoded within one genomic window of Alteribacter populi:
- a CDS encoding AbrB/MazE/SpoVT family DNA-binding domain-containing protein — protein MATSSFTQYSQAWVPTNLTCKMNKAFAITIPKKLRTKLKLQKKSSIALVIERDSIIISTEEIEQSLHIQSHINNNGSLYLPKEIRNQLTIDPGTEFEIFTGTVPAQFCELLLKRV, from the coding sequence ATGGCGACAAGTTCTTTCACCCAATATTCACAAGCATGGGTTCCGACCAATCTAACGTGTAAAATGAACAAAGCCTTTGCCATCACGATTCCTAAAAAGCTACGAACCAAATTGAAATTACAAAAGAAGAGCTCGATTGCGTTGGTTATAGAGCGGGACAGCATCATAATATCAACTGAAGAAATAGAACAATCACTCCACATCCAAAGTCACATCAACAATAATGGCTCACTTTACCTCCCAAAAGAAATCAGAAACCAATTAACAATCGACCCCGGCACCGAATTCGAAATCTTTACGGGGACTGTCCCCGCACAATTTTGTGAACTTTTGCTGAAACGGGTTTAG
- a CDS encoding ArsR/SmtB family transcription factor: MSKNDTCDVYSFDKAKVSHLKQTIIDSEIHGTSQIFKILADEKRLKVAYALTLEKELCVCDVAHLLQSSTATASHHLRMLKKMGLAKYRKEGKLVFYSLDDDHVVDVIKLTMEHQREGKHHE, translated from the coding sequence ATGAGTAAAAACGACACATGTGACGTCTATTCCTTTGATAAAGCAAAAGTTTCACATCTAAAGCAAACAATCATAGATTCAGAGATTCACGGAACGAGTCAAATTTTTAAAATCTTAGCAGATGAAAAAAGGTTGAAGGTAGCCTATGCTTTGACTCTTGAAAAGGAGCTTTGTGTATGTGATGTCGCTCATTTATTGCAGTCATCAACAGCGACTGCTTCTCATCACTTAAGAATGTTGAAAAAAATGGGATTAGCGAAATACCGAAAGGAAGGAAAACTTGTTTTTTATAGTCTTGATGATGATCACGTAGTCGATGTTATTAAACTGACGATGGAGCATCAACGAGAGGGGAAGCATCATGAGTAA
- a CDS encoding heavy metal translocating P-type ATPase — MSNHEEFQVRGFTCASCATQFERNVNKLPGVSEAKVNFTASKLSVDGTVTVEELERAGAFENLKIQEASFSNNDWESDPIWKQGKNIRVAIASLFALAGWIALFQLGGESLLSVSLFLGAITIGGYQLFWQGLKNLVRAQFDMKTLMTIAIIGAAFIGEWGEAAVVVVLFAISEALESYSMDKARRSLRNLIDLTPKNTTVLQGTKETSVSVSDVNVDDVLLIKPGEKIPVDGTVMEGHSSVSEASITGESIPVNKKEEDRVFAGTVNEEGILKVRVTNRVEDTTLAKIIHLVEEAQQEKAPAQQFVDRFAKFYTPAIMILAALVATVPPLFMGAIWSEWIYLGLATLVVGCPCALVISTPVAIVTAIGHSAKQGVLIKGGIYMEQAGKVNAIAFDKTGTLTKGVPEVTDVDPLDGEDKVRLLLTAYHLEKYANHPLAKAIVQYIKDLPEHVDSEIEVTDFVTLTGHGVRGKINSVESFAASPTFVKDHYPAMFTKSLMEKVESLQKEGKTVVVVGDAKEITGLIALRDEVKPRTKQTLTELTRLGVKKIVMLTGDNTYTANAIGTEAGVTEVRSRLLPADKLNVIKDMQQAGYSVGMVGDGMNDAPALAVADTSIAMGKVGTDAALETADISLMGDDLAKVPYTIRLSRKTMMIIKQNIVFSLVLKALALLLVPFGWLTLWIAIFADIGATLLVTLNSLRLIRTESGTKKPNNRKG; from the coding sequence ATGAGTAATCATGAAGAATTTCAAGTACGGGGGTTTACTTGCGCGAGCTGTGCGACTCAATTTGAGCGGAATGTAAATAAGTTACCTGGAGTAAGTGAAGCAAAGGTTAATTTTACAGCTAGTAAACTATCAGTTGACGGCACGGTAACAGTTGAGGAGTTAGAGCGAGCGGGTGCTTTCGAAAACTTAAAAATTCAAGAGGCTTCTTTTAGTAATAATGATTGGGAAAGTGACCCTATATGGAAACAAGGGAAAAATATCCGTGTTGCCATTGCCTCTCTTTTCGCTCTTGCTGGCTGGATCGCGTTGTTTCAGCTTGGAGGAGAGAGTCTCCTTAGTGTTTCGTTATTTCTAGGTGCGATAACAATCGGCGGTTATCAGCTGTTTTGGCAAGGATTAAAAAACCTTGTTCGCGCCCAGTTTGATATGAAAACCCTAATGACGATTGCGATCATTGGTGCTGCTTTTATTGGCGAGTGGGGAGAAGCGGCTGTTGTCGTCGTTCTCTTTGCAATAAGTGAAGCACTGGAAAGCTATTCTATGGATAAGGCACGACGTTCTCTAAGAAACCTCATCGATCTGACACCAAAAAACACGACAGTTTTACAAGGGACAAAAGAAACCAGTGTAAGTGTGAGCGATGTGAATGTTGACGATGTGCTTCTTATTAAACCAGGTGAAAAAATTCCAGTAGACGGTACGGTGATGGAAGGTCATTCATCTGTTAGCGAAGCCTCAATCACCGGGGAAAGCATTCCAGTGAATAAGAAGGAAGAGGACCGTGTTTTTGCTGGCACAGTGAACGAGGAAGGGATTCTCAAGGTTAGAGTTACCAATAGAGTAGAAGATACAACATTGGCGAAGATTATTCATTTAGTGGAAGAGGCCCAGCAGGAAAAAGCCCCAGCACAACAGTTTGTTGATCGATTTGCCAAATTTTATACCCCAGCTATTATGATATTGGCAGCATTGGTTGCTACCGTACCTCCGTTATTTATGGGAGCGATATGGAGCGAATGGATCTATCTTGGTTTGGCAACGTTAGTCGTCGGCTGTCCTTGTGCCTTAGTCATTTCAACGCCTGTTGCAATCGTTACTGCGATTGGACACAGTGCTAAGCAAGGTGTACTAATTAAAGGTGGTATCTATATGGAGCAGGCAGGAAAGGTCAATGCCATTGCCTTTGATAAAACAGGGACCTTAACAAAAGGAGTGCCCGAGGTGACTGATGTTGATCCTTTAGATGGAGAAGATAAGGTACGATTACTATTAACTGCTTATCATCTGGAAAAATACGCAAACCACCCATTGGCTAAAGCGATTGTTCAATATATTAAAGACCTCCCAGAACATGTAGATAGCGAGATTGAAGTGACCGATTTTGTAACACTTACCGGCCACGGAGTGAGAGGGAAAATAAACAGTGTGGAAAGTTTTGCAGCAAGTCCTACCTTTGTAAAAGATCATTATCCTGCTATGTTTACCAAATCGTTAATGGAAAAGGTAGAGTCTTTGCAAAAAGAAGGGAAAACGGTCGTGGTTGTTGGTGACGCAAAGGAAATCACCGGTCTTATTGCCCTACGGGATGAAGTAAAACCACGGACGAAGCAAACGTTAACAGAGCTCACACGGTTAGGTGTTAAAAAAATCGTAATGCTCACAGGAGACAATACTTACACAGCAAACGCTATTGGCACCGAAGCAGGTGTGACAGAGGTTCGTTCACGTTTGCTTCCAGCAGATAAACTGAATGTAATAAAAGACATGCAGCAAGCTGGTTACAGCGTAGGAATGGTAGGGGACGGAATGAATGATGCTCCAGCACTTGCCGTAGCTGATACGTCAATCGCGATGGGGAAGGTCGGAACGGATGCAGCTCTTGAAACGGCTGACATTTCCTTAATGGGGGATGATTTAGCGAAAGTTCCCTACACGATTCGCTTAAGCAGAAAGACGATGATGATCATTAAGCAAAATATTGTTTTTTCATTGGTACTAAAAGCGTTGGCATTGTTGTTAGTTCCTTTTGGTTGGCTTACGCTTTGGATTGCAATATTTGCCGATATCGGAGCTACTCTGTTAGTAACATTAAATAGTTTGCGCTTAATTCGTACAGAAAGTGGAACAAAAAAGCCGAATAATCGTAAAGGATAG
- a CDS encoding GerMN domain-containing protein, producing MERAKWLFVTISAVLVLAACGQGEPDEDAVGGENNVGEEVTEETDEEGSKEENEESEESQEGDTSENEGTSEEESEESTEEDEAAMINEVTFYFSDDQLMEKFRVTSDQSVTSDEQGAKEALQEWAGGPNKEGLANLVPEGTTVQSVTFVDDVAHVSFSSEIAEANLGSSGELMLSEQLAMMMVQFGFDRTQLLIDEEVPSEFLGHLDVSEPFTAPDVSEYSEFE from the coding sequence ATGGAAAGAGCTAAATGGTTGTTCGTTACAATAAGTGCCGTACTCGTGTTAGCTGCATGTGGGCAAGGGGAGCCAGACGAAGATGCAGTTGGTGGAGAAAATAACGTTGGTGAAGAAGTAACTGAAGAAACTGACGAAGAAGGTTCTAAAGAGGAAAACGAAGAGTCTGAAGAAAGCCAGGAAGGTGACACTTCTGAAAATGAAGGAACTTCTGAAGAAGAAAGTGAAGAATCTACTGAAGAAGATGAAGCAGCGATGATTAATGAAGTTACCTTCTATTTCAGTGATGATCAGTTAATGGAAAAGTTCCGCGTGACATCGGACCAATCCGTTACAAGTGATGAGCAAGGAGCAAAAGAAGCTCTGCAAGAATGGGCAGGAGGACCAAATAAAGAAGGTCTAGCGAACCTCGTTCCAGAAGGTACCACTGTTCAATCGGTCACCTTCGTTGACGATGTAGCTCATGTTTCATTTTCTTCTGAAATTGCCGAAGCCAACTTAGGTTCTTCTGGTGAACTCATGTTATCTGAGCAATTAGCGATGATGATGGTTCAGTTTGGATTTGACCGTACGCAGCTATTAATCGATGAGGAAGTGCCTTCTGAGTTCTTAGGGCATTTAGATGTAAGTGAACCGTTTACAGCACCTGATGTAAGTGAATATAGTGAATTTGAATAG
- the sigX gene encoding RNA polymerase sigma factor SigX → MREEFERLYETYHHALFQYLFYMVRNRETAEELVQEVYIKVLQSYKGFEGKSTEKTWLYSIAKHVAIDWMRSQNRKKRKWLGKQYELSERAFEMRDPAPLPDEIVEQNEDVQYVYHMMERCTPDQKQVLILRYVQAMSIQETASVLGWTESKVKTTQHRAIKSLKKHLENEESEGEEAKRR, encoded by the coding sequence GTGAGAGAGGAGTTTGAGCGCTTGTATGAAACCTATCATCATGCGTTATTCCAGTACCTGTTTTACATGGTTCGAAACCGTGAAACGGCAGAAGAACTCGTACAAGAGGTCTATATAAAAGTTTTACAATCATATAAAGGTTTTGAAGGTAAAAGTACTGAAAAAACATGGCTTTATTCCATTGCTAAACACGTAGCAATTGACTGGATGCGAAGTCAAAATCGAAAAAAACGAAAGTGGCTCGGGAAACAATATGAGCTGTCAGAGAGAGCGTTTGAGATGCGGGATCCCGCTCCGCTGCCTGATGAAATTGTTGAGCAGAATGAAGACGTCCAATATGTTTATCACATGATGGAGCGTTGTACTCCTGATCAAAAACAAGTATTAATTTTACGTTATGTTCAAGCGATGTCGATACAAGAGACGGCTTCGGTTCTTGGGTGGACCGAAAGTAAAGTAAAAACGACACAGCATCGTGCGATTAAATCTTTGAAGAAACACCTGGAAAACGAAGAAAGTGAAGGGGAGGAGGCAAAGAGAAGATGA
- a CDS encoding sigma-54 interaction domain-containing protein: MPVNNHSLPTLDGIYQQLLDAIDVGIHVVNNEGISVLYNRKMSEIEDMEKIDVLQRNIMDIFIFTSEEESRLMQALRKGDVRKNAKQAYFNFKGQEITTINDTFPLRNENGDIIGAVEIAKDITRLEKLTRESVREKPDAKYTFDQIIGKSQPIIDVIENAKRATRTTSSVLITGETGTGKELFAQSIHNGSARSSKPFISQNCAALPDTLIESILFGTVKGAFTGASEHPGLFEQADGGTLMLDEINSLSTPLQAKLLRAIQEKTIRRIGDTKDRPVDVRILATVNEDPLISMDKNDLREDLYYRLSVVSIVVPPLRKRKSDLPHLVEHFIDKYNYRFQLKVPSVSHGVMELFREYDWPGNVRELEHMIEGAMNLIQFDEEIDYTHLPPHVRHKFPLYATYSFAPVQPASQPAEKRPNRTLQSFMEEAEKVYIEQILQQCEGNVTQAAKELGVSRQSLQYRLKKYEIKK, translated from the coding sequence ATGCCGGTCAACAATCATTCATTACCCACACTTGATGGCATTTACCAGCAACTGTTAGATGCCATCGATGTTGGTATTCACGTTGTTAATAATGAAGGAATTTCTGTTCTTTACAACCGAAAAATGTCAGAAATTGAAGACATGGAGAAAATTGATGTACTTCAACGAAACATTATGGATATTTTTATTTTCACAAGCGAGGAAGAAAGCCGCCTTATGCAAGCACTCCGTAAAGGAGACGTAAGGAAGAATGCTAAACAAGCTTACTTCAATTTTAAAGGTCAGGAAATTACAACCATTAATGATACCTTCCCATTGCGAAATGAAAACGGCGATATTATTGGTGCGGTTGAGATCGCTAAAGACATCACTCGCCTTGAGAAGCTTACGCGTGAAAGCGTCCGTGAAAAGCCTGATGCGAAATATACATTTGACCAAATCATCGGAAAAAGTCAACCCATCATTGATGTTATTGAGAATGCAAAAAGAGCCACTCGTACGACTTCATCTGTATTAATTACAGGTGAAACCGGAACGGGTAAGGAGCTTTTTGCCCAAAGTATTCATAATGGCAGCGCCCGTTCTTCTAAACCTTTCATTAGTCAAAACTGTGCCGCCCTCCCAGATACACTTATTGAAAGTATTTTATTCGGAACGGTGAAAGGTGCATTTACAGGAGCTTCAGAGCACCCTGGACTTTTCGAACAGGCCGACGGAGGGACATTAATGCTTGATGAAATTAATTCATTAAGCACTCCTTTGCAAGCAAAACTTTTAAGAGCCATTCAGGAAAAAACGATACGCCGAATTGGCGACACAAAGGACAGGCCTGTGGATGTGAGGATCTTAGCTACCGTCAACGAAGACCCCTTAATTTCCATGGATAAAAATGACCTTCGTGAAGATTTGTATTATCGATTAAGTGTTGTTTCCATCGTCGTCCCTCCCCTACGGAAACGAAAGAGCGACCTTCCACATTTAGTGGAACATTTTATTGATAAATACAACTACCGTTTTCAATTGAAGGTACCGAGTGTATCTCACGGAGTCATGGAGCTTTTTCGAGAATACGATTGGCCAGGAAATGTCCGGGAACTTGAGCATATGATTGAAGGGGCAATGAACCTTATTCAATTTGATGAGGAAATCGATTACACCCATCTTCCTCCTCATGTTCGGCATAAATTTCCCCTCTACGCTACTTATTCTTTTGCGCCGGTCCAACCCGCGTCACAACCTGCTGAGAAGAGACCAAATCGAACACTGCAATCGTTTATGGAAGAGGCCGAAAAGGTCTACATCGAACAAATCCTTCAACAGTGCGAAGGGAATGTAACCCAAGCTGCTAAAGAACTAGGCGTCAGTAGACAAAGCCTTCAATATCGTTTGAAAAAGTATGAAATAAAGAAATGA
- the pruA gene encoding L-glutamate gamma-semialdehyde dehydrogenase: MVVPYKHEPFTDFTIEENRKEMEAALKLVSGELGKDYPLIIGGERVMTEDKFVSENPANRKEVVGYVSKATQEHAEKAHKIADETFDTWKKWKPEARANVLYRASAMIRRRKHEFSAYLVYEAGKPWKEADADTAEAIDFLEYYARQINRLKDGFPINSREIEDNQFRYIPLGVGVTISPWNFAFAIMAGTVVGPMVAGNTILLKPASTTPVIAYKFMEVLEEAGMPAGVVNYIPGSGSEIGDYLVDHPRTRFINFTGSRDVGVRIYERAAKVQDGQKWLKRVIAEMGGKDTIVVDNDSDLELAAQSIVQSAFGFSGQKCSACSRAVIHEDVYDQVLERSVELTKELTVGATFKDNSNFMGPVNDQGAFDKVMKYVGIGKEEGRLMAGGEGDDSEGYFVQPTIFADVDPKARLMQEEIFGPIVAFTKAKDFDHGLEIANNTDYGLTGAVISNNRDRLEQAREDFHVGNLYFNRGCTAAIVGYQPFGGFNMSGTDSKAGGPDYLLHFLQPKTVSDQF; the protein is encoded by the coding sequence ATGGTAGTACCTTACAAACACGAACCATTCACGGATTTCACAATTGAGGAAAACCGTAAAGAAATGGAAGCAGCATTAAAATTAGTTAGTGGTGAACTAGGGAAAGATTACCCACTAATTATTGGCGGAGAGCGTGTCATGACAGAAGATAAATTTGTTTCTGAAAACCCTGCGAACCGTAAAGAAGTGGTTGGGTATGTTTCTAAAGCAACACAAGAGCATGCAGAAAAAGCGCATAAAATTGCGGATGAAACTTTTGACACGTGGAAAAAGTGGAAGCCAGAAGCACGTGCTAACGTCTTGTACCGTGCATCTGCAATGATTCGTCGACGCAAGCATGAATTTTCTGCTTATCTCGTGTATGAAGCAGGTAAGCCATGGAAGGAAGCAGATGCAGATACAGCTGAAGCGATTGACTTCCTAGAATACTATGCTCGTCAAATTAATCGTCTTAAAGACGGCTTCCCAATTAACTCTCGTGAAATTGAAGATAACCAATTCAGATATATCCCACTTGGAGTCGGTGTTACGATCTCTCCTTGGAACTTTGCGTTTGCCATTATGGCCGGTACGGTAGTTGGACCTATGGTAGCAGGTAACACAATTCTCTTAAAACCTGCTAGTACAACACCGGTAATTGCGTATAAATTTATGGAAGTTCTTGAAGAAGCAGGTATGCCAGCAGGTGTTGTTAACTACATCCCTGGTAGCGGCTCTGAAATTGGCGACTATCTTGTTGATCACCCTCGTACACGTTTCATCAACTTCACTGGTTCAAGAGACGTTGGTGTTCGCATTTATGAGCGCGCTGCAAAGGTACAAGATGGTCAAAAGTGGCTCAAGCGCGTCATTGCCGAAATGGGCGGAAAAGATACGATCGTCGTGGACAATGACTCCGATCTTGAACTAGCAGCTCAATCTATCGTACAGTCTGCATTCGGATTTTCTGGCCAAAAGTGTTCAGCTTGTTCACGTGCCGTTATCCATGAAGATGTGTACGACCAAGTATTAGAGCGTTCTGTAGAGCTTACAAAAGAACTTACTGTAGGCGCAACGTTTAAAGATAACAGCAACTTCATGGGGCCTGTTAACGATCAAGGTGCATTCGATAAAGTTATGAAGTATGTTGGAATTGGTAAAGAAGAAGGTCGACTCATGGCAGGTGGAGAAGGCGATGACTCTGAAGGCTACTTTGTACAGCCAACGATTTTCGCAGATGTTGATCCAAAAGCGCGCCTTATGCAAGAAGAGATCTTTGGTCCAATCGTTGCATTTACAAAAGCAAAAGACTTTGACCATGGCCTTGAAATTGCTAACAACACAGACTACGGCTTGACAGGTGCTGTTATTTCAAATAACCGTGATCGCCTTGAGCAAGCTCGCGAAGACTTCCACGTAGGTAACCTTTACTTTAACCGTGGATGTACAGCTGCGATTGTAGGTTACCAGCCATTTGGTGGCTTTAACATGTCAGGAACAGACTCTAAAGCCGGTGGACCTGATTACTTGCTTCATTTCTTACAGCCGAAAACGGTATCTGATCAGTTTTAA
- a CDS encoding ornithine--oxo-acid transaminase, with translation MPETKEIIDLTEKYGARNYHPLPIVISKAEGVWVEDPEGNRYIDMLSAYSAVNQGHRHPKIIQALKDQADRITLTSRAFHNDQLGRFYEKVTKMTGKNMILPMNTGAEAVETAIKAVRRWAYRVKGVEQNQAEIIVCEENFHGRTMTAVSLSSNEEYKADFGPMLPGIKIIPYGDTGALKDAITPNTAAFIFEPIQGEAGINIPPEGFLKEAYDICKDNNVLYVADEIQAGLGRSGKMFACDWEDVKPDMYILGKALGGGVMPISVVAANDDVLSVFEPGSHGSTFGGNPLACAVSVASLEVIEEEKLVERSLKLGEYFMSELRKIDNPKLKEVRGKGLFIGVELTEPARPYCEELKELGLLCKETHENVIRFAPPLVISEEDLEWALNRVRKVLSA, from the coding sequence ATGCCGGAAACGAAAGAAATTATTGATTTAACCGAAAAGTACGGTGCCAGAAACTACCATCCGCTGCCGATTGTTATTTCAAAGGCTGAGGGTGTTTGGGTGGAAGATCCTGAAGGCAATCGTTACATTGATATGCTTAGTGCCTACTCAGCGGTTAATCAAGGACATCGTCATCCGAAAATTATTCAAGCTTTAAAAGATCAAGCCGATCGTATTACTCTTACATCTCGTGCCTTTCATAACGATCAACTCGGTCGTTTTTATGAAAAAGTAACGAAGATGACGGGTAAAAATATGATTCTTCCAATGAACACAGGTGCCGAAGCGGTAGAAACAGCAATTAAAGCTGTCCGCCGCTGGGCTTACCGTGTGAAGGGTGTAGAGCAGAACCAGGCAGAAATCATCGTCTGTGAAGAAAACTTCCATGGACGTACGATGACCGCAGTTTCTCTTTCATCAAATGAAGAGTACAAGGCAGATTTTGGACCGATGCTACCAGGAATTAAAATTATTCCTTACGGTGATACAGGCGCGCTGAAAGATGCGATTACACCGAACACAGCAGCGTTTATTTTTGAACCGATCCAAGGGGAAGCAGGCATTAATATTCCTCCTGAAGGTTTCTTAAAAGAGGCGTATGACATTTGTAAAGACAACAATGTCCTTTACGTAGCCGATGAAATTCAAGCCGGTCTCGGTCGTTCAGGAAAAATGTTTGCCTGCGACTGGGAAGATGTAAAACCGGATATGTATATTCTCGGAAAAGCACTCGGAGGCGGAGTAATGCCAATTAGTGTAGTGGCAGCCAACGATGATGTTCTCAGTGTCTTTGAACCTGGTTCACATGGATCAACATTTGGCGGTAATCCACTCGCTTGTGCTGTTTCCGTGGCATCGCTGGAAGTCATCGAAGAAGAAAAACTCGTAGAACGTTCTTTAAAACTAGGAGAATATTTTATGAGCGAACTTCGTAAAATTGACAACCCGAAATTGAAAGAAGTTCGGGGTAAAGGTCTATTTATCGGTGTCGAATTGACTGAACCAGCCAGACCTTACTGTGAAGAATTAAAAGAGCTTGGGCTTCTTTGTAAAGAAACACATGAAAATGTCATTCGATTCGCCCCACCTCTAGTCATTTCCGAAGAGGATTTGGAGTGGGCCCTAAATCGAGTTCGTAAAGTACTTTCCGCATAA
- a CDS encoding proline dehydrogenase family protein, which yields MEMITRNFFLFLSQNKFIKNKATKWGPKLGAKQVIAGESIREAMETAAKLNEDGLVCTVDHLGEFVFNREEAIDSADYCINTLKAISETGVNCNLSLKLTQLGLDVDPSLCRDNMVRILETAKKYGNFVRIDMEDYTHLQPTLDLLDDLRKQYDNVGTAIQGYLFRAEKDIRHLEGVNLRLIKGAYKESPQVAHQRQEDVDKNYLNIIKVHLLNGSYAAVATHDHNIIAEIKEFAKENNIPRDQFEFQMLYGFRSELQKQIASEGYKMRVYIPFGEDWYGYFMRRLAERPQNVSFALRGFFSK from the coding sequence ATGGAGATGATCACAAGAAATTTTTTTCTCTTCCTCTCTCAGAATAAGTTCATTAAAAATAAAGCAACAAAATGGGGCCCTAAATTAGGAGCTAAGCAAGTGATTGCGGGTGAATCGATTCGCGAGGCAATGGAAACTGCTGCGAAGCTAAATGAAGATGGGCTCGTTTGTACTGTAGACCACTTAGGGGAATTTGTATTTAATCGTGAAGAAGCGATCGACTCGGCTGATTATTGCATCAATACTTTGAAAGCGATTTCAGAAACCGGCGTGAATTGTAATCTTTCGTTAAAATTGACCCAGCTAGGGCTAGATGTAGATCCAAGTCTTTGTCGTGATAACATGGTCCGCATTTTAGAAACAGCGAAAAAGTACGGCAATTTCGTTCGTATTGACATGGAAGACTACACTCATTTGCAGCCAACACTTGATTTACTTGATGATTTAAGAAAACAATATGACAATGTTGGAACAGCCATTCAAGGTTATTTGTTCCGAGCAGAAAAAGATATTCGTCACTTAGAGGGCGTTAACCTGCGGCTTATTAAAGGCGCATACAAAGAATCACCACAAGTGGCTCATCAACGTCAAGAAGACGTTGACAAAAATTATCTGAACATTATTAAAGTTCACTTATTAAACGGAAGCTATGCCGCCGTGGCAACTCATGACCATAATATTATTGCTGAAATTAAAGAGTTTGCAAAAGAAAATAATATTCCAAGAGATCAATTTGAATTTCAAATGCTCTATGGTTTCCGGTCTGAACTTCAAAAACAAATTGCTTCTGAAGGTTATAAAATGAGAGTGTATATTCCGTTTGGCGAAGATTGGTATGGGTACTTTATGAGGCGCCTAGCAGAACGTCCGCAAAATGTTTCATTTGCTCTTAGGGGTTTCTTTTCCAAGTAA
- the rocF gene encoding arginase: protein MNKRISIIGVPMDLGQRRRGVDMGPSAIRYAGVVERLENLGYEVNDRGDIEIGRPDKFDVVEEGNLKDLNEVVKASQGLADTITRSVGEGDFPLVLGGDHSIAIGTLAGVANKCENLGVIWFDAHGDLNTGDTSPSGNIHGMPLAVSLGIGHPSLTEINGYAPKIKPENLVIVGARSLDGGERELIKEKGIKVFTMHEIDRMGMTKVMEEAIEHASNNTDGVHLSLDLDALDPHDAPGVGTPVVGGTSYRETHLAMEMLAERNLLTSAEFVEVNPILDSKNQTAEAAVGLIGSLFGEKLL from the coding sequence ATGAATAAGCGTATTTCAATCATCGGTGTTCCCATGGACCTTGGTCAACGTCGTCGTGGTGTTGATATGGGCCCAAGTGCGATCCGCTATGCAGGGGTTGTAGAAAGGCTCGAGAATCTAGGGTACGAAGTTAACGACCGTGGCGACATTGAAATTGGACGACCAGATAAATTCGATGTCGTTGAAGAAGGAAATCTGAAGGATCTAAATGAAGTAGTAAAAGCAAGTCAAGGTCTTGCTGACACGATTACTCGATCAGTAGGAGAAGGAGACTTTCCGTTAGTGTTGGGCGGAGACCATAGTATTGCAATTGGTACACTCGCGGGAGTTGCGAATAAATGTGAAAATCTAGGTGTGATTTGGTTTGATGCACACGGTGATTTAAATACAGGAGACACGTCACCTTCAGGAAATATTCACGGAATGCCTTTGGCTGTCAGCTTAGGGATCGGACATCCTTCCTTGACTGAAATTAACGGCTACGCTCCTAAAATTAAACCGGAAAACCTGGTGATTGTAGGTGCGCGCTCACTTGATGGAGGAGAACGTGAGCTGATCAAGGAAAAAGGAATCAAAGTGTTTACGATGCACGAAATTGACCGCATGGGAATGACAAAGGTTATGGAAGAAGCAATTGAGCATGCGTCCAACAATACGGACGGGGTTCACTTAAGCCTCGATTTAGATGCCCTCGACCCACACGACGCTCCGGGAGTTGGTACGCCAGTGGTGGGAGGAACGTCTTACCGTGAAACCCATTTAGCTATGGAAATGCTGGCGGAGCGTAACTTGCTCACTTCCGCAGAGTTTGTCGAAGTAAATCCGATTTTAGACTCCAAAAACCAAACAGCAGAAGCAGCTGTTGGTTTAATTGGCTCTTTGTTTGGAGAAAAGTTGCTGTAA